A part of Anabas testudineus chromosome 9, fAnaTes1.2, whole genome shotgun sequence genomic DNA contains:
- the LOC113150357 gene encoding natterin-3-like: MKIGNTNLEWQTWSGSLPNGAVSIYNGYANRTDYVCKSGSEAGFYNPSMGPYCHFPYADKEHRTPNFEILVNKGNIELLEWKDGSYGSVPPNSVSTCSGTRIIYVGKNNYGLGKVDPQNTAFFLPWEGKEHWYKHYQVLTYDTDIYSEQISDIKYKIDEAQILKNPPQTIRDSTVTNNQCSPVNTTVTLSTTSQVERSWNINFSITAGVKTSISAQIPLITSEGIELSLQTTFEFTQGTTQTESITHSVEIQCTVPPNHSCKVRMVVYRYEVNIPFTARLTRTYRKGQTTWTSISGTYKDVQIGDVGGVVDRCVPIPNAKPC, translated from the coding sequence ATGAAGATTGGTAATACCAACCTAGAATGGCAGACTTGGAGTGGTTCTCTCCCCAATGGAGCTGTTTCAATTTACAATGGCTACGCTAATCGCACCGACTATGTCTGCAAATCTGGATCTGAGGCTGGCTTCTACAACCCCAGCATGGGTCCTTACTGTCACTTCCCCTATGCTGACAAAGAGCATCGTACACCTAATTTTGAGATCCTAGTAAATAAAGGAAACATTGAGCTTTTGGAATGGAAAGATGGATCCTATGGCTCAGTGCCTCCGAATTCAGTCAGTACCTGCTCAGGCACAAGAATTATATATGTTGGGAAGAACAACTATGGACTTGGGAAGGTGGATCCACAGAACACAGCTTTCTTCCTTCCCTGGGAAGGGAAAGAGCACTGGTACAAGCACTATCAGGTCCTGACCTATGACACAGACATATACAGTGAACAAATTTCTGACATCAAGTACAAGATTGATGAAGCTCAAATCCTTAAGAATCCCCCACAAACCATACGTGATTCTACTGTTACGAACAACCAGTGCAGCCCAGTAAACACAACAGTTACCCTCTCAACAACAAGCCAAGTGGAGCGAAGCTGGAACATCAACTTTTCCATCACAGCGGGTGTCAAGACAAGTATCTCCGCCCAAATTCCCTTAATTACATCTGAAGGTATTGAGTTAAGCTTGCAGACAACCTTCGAGTTCACCCAGGGGACCACTCAAACTGAGTCGATCACTCACTCTGTTGAAATTCAGTGCACTGTCCCACCAAACCACTCCTGCAAGGTGAGAATGGTGGTCTATAGGTATGAGGTAAACATCCCTTTCACTGCTCGCCTCACCCGCACCTACAGAAAAGGACAGACCACATGGACGTCCATCTCTGGGACATACAAGGACGTCCAAATTGGAGATGTAGGGGGTGTTGTGGATCGCTGTGTGCCTATACCTAATGCCAAGCCCTGCTAA